Proteins from a single region of Ziziphus jujuba cultivar Dongzao chromosome 1, ASM3175591v1:
- the LOC107410761 gene encoding receptor-like protein 51, with amino-acid sequence MEPPPLLLLSLLLILFCCSTSFSVSPPVVHSPTPTPSPTSSPSPSNSSSSASSPSSSPSSHSSSPSSPSSPSSSPSSSSSSSLDPKQLRALQSLNIPTSKDPCTQPNLLHNNTTLCDSSKPFRHLLSLRLSNCSDDVALSFTALKSLSTLQSLQFVNCPIAPIRFPADLVASLRSFTCIASLRKLTGIWLARLQNLTDLTVSNVQVNASGPYVILGNLKKLKSVTISHANLTGSVPRHLSLNLTHVDFSGNMLKGKIPSSITLLENLVSLNLSSNGLIGEIPSSFGDLISLRNVSLASNSLSGSVPESMSAIPGLVHVDLSSNQLNGTIPRYLSEMKSLKYLNLANNNFHGVMPFNASFIKRLVVFKVGGNTNLCYNHSVLSSKMKLGIASCDKHGFPLSPPPSKEASSEDDSSDSDYDDTDSDDSSHKEHHHGPSKVVLGVAIGLSSIVFLIVFLVLLSKWCG; translated from the coding sequence aTGGAACCGCCACCATTGCTTCTACTGAGTCTCCTTCTGATCCTCTTTTGCTGCAGCACCAGCTTCTCTGTTTCTCCACCAGTAGTACACTCTCCAACCCCAACCCCTTCACCCACCTCCTCTCCGTCtccatcaaactcctcctcctctgcttcttctccttcttcttcaccatcttctcattcttcatctccatcgtCTCCTTCTTCAccatcttcttctccttcatcttcttcatcttcaagcCTAGACCCAAAGCAGCTGAGAGCTTTGCAATCACTTAACATCCCAACCTCCAAAGACCCCTGCACCCAACCAAACCTCCTCCACAACAATACCACACTATGCGACTCTTCCAAGCCGTTTCGCCACCTCCTCTCCCTCCGCCTTTCCAACTGCTCCGACGACGTCGCTTTGTCCTTCACCGCCCTCAAGTCTCTCTCCACTCTCCAGTCCCTCCAGTTCGTCAATTGCCCCATTGCTCCTATTCGCTTCCCTGCCGATCTCGTTGCCTCTCTGCGCTCCTTCACATGCATTGCTAGCCTTCGGAAGCTCACCGGCATCTGGCTCGCTCGCCTCCAAAACCTCACGGATCTTACAGTCTCTAATGTACAGGTCAATGCCAGTGGTCCTTATGTCATTCTTGGAAACTTGAAGAAGCTCAAATCTGTAACCATTTCGCATGCCAATCTCACTGGTAGTGTTCCGAGACACTTGAGTTTGAACCTTACCCATGTCGATTTTTCGGGTAATATGCTCAAGGGAAAGATACCAAGCTCCATTACCCTCCTTGAAAACCTTGTAAGCTTGAATCTTTCATCTAATGGTCTCATTGGTGAAATACCCAGTTCGTTTGGTGATCTCATTTCGCTTCGAAACGTGTCGTTAGCGTCCAACTCTTTATCTGGGTCCGTTCCCGAGTCGATGTCGGCTATACCGGGTTTGGTTCATGTTGATCTGAGCTCCAACCAGTTGAACGGGACGATTCCGAGGTACTTATCGGAGATGAAGAGCTTAAAGTACTTAAATCTTGCGAACAACAACTTCCATGGAGTTATGCCTTTCAATGCCTCGTTCATCAAGAGGTTGGTTGTGTTCAAAGTGGGTGGGAATACCAATCTGTGCTACAACCATTCAGTTTTGTCATCAAAAATGAAGCTTGGGATTGCTTCTTGTGATAAACATGGATTTCCATTATCACCCCCTCCGTCTAAAGAAGCTTCCTCGGAGGATGATAGCAGTGATTCAGATTATGATGACACTGATTCAGATGATTCTAGTCACAAGGAACATCATCACGGACCAAGTAAGGTTGTACTTGGTGTGGCAATTGGGCTTTCTTCCATTGTTTTTCTAATTGTTTTCTTGGTTCTTCTctcaaaatggtgtggctga
- the LOC107410843 gene encoding F-box protein CPR1, whose protein sequence is MAMNHEFGESLSSESSSSRSESFVNVYDLTEDLVREILMRLPVVDVIKMKRVCKSLYSLINSSDFIAKYSLLDGDRDPYMFISIPFKGTRVVSVSDEDDDDDDATVNRVIHIRPTPTQPQPQAHRLFCYCCCDGVLLVSFVGFKNNCGQFALWNPATGDIKDVPTYDHYKNLSDCDDGGEEDDLYVTNYGCGFDSKTNDYRPFIVLSDKCYLFKTEIEIYSYKKKIWKIIQSSGIISHEIDMVYANGFCHWPGFSRLVGPNGRDVIVSFDVTNEVNTVIKIHGLSYSLLDPFMAFNMSWDFGAKPKYFWLKLTR, encoded by the exons ATGGCGATGAATCATGAGTTTGGGGAATCATTATCATCTGaatcttcatcatcaagaagTGAGTCTTTTGTTAATGTATATGATCTGACAGAAGACTTGGTGAGAGAAATTCTGATGAGGTTGCCGGTGGTGGATGTGATAAAAATGAAGAGGGTGTGCAAGTCATTGTATTCCTTAATCAACAGCTCCGACTTCATAGCCAAATACTCCCTCCTCGACGGTGACAGGGATCCTTATATGTTCATCTCCATCCCATTTAAAGGAACTCGCGTAGTTTCCGTTTCTgacgaagatgatgatgatgatgatgcaacAGTCAACAGAGTTATCCACATCAGACCCACACCCACACAGCCTCAACCTCAAGCCCACCGCCTTTTCTGCTACTGTTGCTGTGACGGTGTCCTTCTTGTTTCGTTTGTCGgctttaaaaataattgtggACAGTTCGCCTTGTGGAACCCTGCAACTGGAGATATCAAGGATGTTCCAACTTACGATCATTATAAGAATTTAAGTGATTGTGATGATGGTGGTGAGGAAGATGATTTATATGTGACTAATTATGGATGTGGGTTTGATTCCAAAACTAATGATTACAGGCCCTTCATCGTTCTCAGCGACAAGTGCTATTTGTTTAAAACGGAGATTGAGATCTACAGctacaagaagaaaatttggaaaatcatTCAATCTTCCGGGATTATTTCACATGAAATTGACATGGTATATGCCAATGGATTTTGTCACTGGCCAGGATTCAGCCGCCTTGTCGGCCCTAATGGCAGGGATGTAATTGTCTCGTTTGACGTCACAAATGAG GTGAATACGGTGATAAAGATTCATGGACTAAGCTATTCACTATTGGACCCCTTCATGGCATTCAACATGTCCTGGGATTTTGGAGcgaaaccaaaatatttttggctCAAACTGACTCGTTAG